In Acidimicrobiia bacterium, the DNA window GCTCGTCAAGGCGGGCGACCCGCCGTCGGCGGCGCCATTGCTCATGGCGTGGGGCGAGCCGCTCGTCGAGTACCTGGTAGCCGGGATCACGGCCGAGAACCCTCCGGTCAACCGCCGGCATCTGGTCGAGTATCTCGGCGTGGCGGGCAGGTCCGACGTGAGGCTGCTCACCCCTTACCTGCGCGACCACCGATGGTTCGTCGTCCGCAACCTGGCAACGGCCGTGGGACGCACCGGGCGAGCGACGGCGGTGCCTGCTCTCGAAGCGGTCTTCGATCATCCGGATGATCGAGTGCGAGTCGAGGTGCTGCGCGCCCTCGCGGCCATCACCCAGGACGACGGGATCGTCTATGCCTTGAGGGCCCTGAACGACGAGAGCCCGAAGATGCGCCAGGCGGCGGTCTCGCTGTTGCGGGCGTCTCCCAGCGACGACGTGGTGTCCGGCGTCGCCGGTGTGCTCGACTCGGAGATGCCGAGCTCCGACGAAGCTCGACGTCTCGTGGACGTGATCGCCGAGCGCCGCTCGGAGGCGGCC includes these proteins:
- a CDS encoding HEAT repeat domain-containing protein — its product is MGDQPTAGTTPDERVDWSGEQFERVRAVFDSTSPSGSADTALLERVRADFPGRGDDVHAGIGVLRDLLRIEHRPERFRRVLRVWTGKVAAAIRRGDFAAAGTWMRAVAESPVFPHEFAIHVAEAVRELSREDLLEELVQKLVKAGDPPSAAPLLMAWGEPLVEYLVAGITAENPPVNRRHLVEYLGVAGRSDVRLLTPYLRDHRWFVVRNLATAVGRTGRATAVPALEAVFDHPDDRVRVEVLRALAAITQDDGIVYALRALNDESPKMRQAAVSLLRASPSDDVVSGVAGVLDSEMPSSDEARRLVDVIAERRSEAARSALEKLAAKRASFGANRTVRDAARAALERMG